atataaatatatttatatatttatatatttacatacttatatattattattatctataacATATggataattttcatttttataagagaaaaataaataattatagaaaaaaCTATACATTATTCAACGtaacaaaaaattaacatattataataaaataactgATTGGATGTGAAAAATGGAATGATTAATTATTCTTTTAAGTTCAGCATTAtggtataatatatgtaaatatgtataataaactaagaaatatataaatatatatatatatatatatatatatatattcattttatgttaattttaatatataaaaatgtctTTTACACATTTTTGGAGAAAGTGCTCACTTTTGTCATTAtgactttaaaaaaaaaaaaaaaaaagaccaATTTTTGTAACATCAAAAATATGAACCACATCAAATGATGCATtcaattatttttacatgtAACAAAACAAATGCAACAATGTAAAAATGTTTATgaatatttacataaatatataatatatatatatattataataattataaaaaaagatcaTTTGAATTTgtcaattttattattttttttttttttttttttcttcttttgctGCATGTGTAATGAGAACAATATTAaccatatataaatttttagagataatataaaaatggatatttataataattatcaggaaaatctaaaaataaaataaatatagagaaaaaaataaaaactgaCTTCACATATACgttaaaaagaatatgtgtatattaataaatataatattaattaaataatcttTTGAAGGAAAACCATATGTATtgtacaatattatatatattttttatcatattatgaaaaaaataaattttttagttCATGCTTtaacttatttttatttttgcttttatttttttctatatatttattaattatttgcCCGAGGTGCATATTTTTGTTCTTAATTATATGTTGAAAATCGAATACTCTATCCATGTTAAATTTTTGAGATGACATAAAAGTAACAGTTTGATTACTATATTGTTTGACATGAGCAtgtatattatgtaataaatattcataagtTATTAATGAAGGTGTaatcatattatttgttaaaatTTGTACCATAGCTGTAACTAATGATCCACCTGGTGCAATATGTCCAGTGTTAACTTCATAAGAAGCTTCCTTATCTTTACACCCACTAAATTGTGTAACATCACAAATTACATGGAATGGATTCTTGTCttctttccatttttttgattttaacttatatttatatgctaAATCAATACTACTTCCAGAATTACAACTATCTACAACAGCTATTAATTTTACTCCTTCATTTAAGGGttgaattaaatatttatgtaactCATCATCAATAATTACACCTTCTGTTTCAAAATCGGAAGGTAGAATAGTTTCATTATAACCATCTTCTTCTATATGCATATGATCTTTTTGTTGTGAACCATGTCCTGAAAAAAGgaagaataaaatatctCCTGATTTATTATCTCTAGTTAACCACATAAGAGctgataaaatatttcttcttgTAGGTCTATAATTTGGATTTGCTTCATTATCAATCAGTCTTACTATATTATTTGAGGAATCATAAAATTGATATTTTCTTACCAACAAATCTTTCATTCTCAGTGTATCATTTGTACAACCATTTAATTCATATTTGGTtccataataatttataccAATAAGTAATGCTTTCTTTTGATTAGAtggagaaaaatataaaattttttcacTATAAGGAGATgctctattatatatatttgtatgatTTTGAggatatatacaattattgTTATCATAATTTATCATGTTATATTCATTACTATGAGGTTTAAAATGATTTGAATTTTCTAAATCATTGGATGGATATAAATTTGTTACgtgattcatattatttgaatttttataAGTAGGTGAATTGTTCATATAAGTCGTATAATGTGTATTAGATGAATAATGTGTGTTTGTGCTATTATATAAACTATTAGGTACttttaaatatgtatgatttatttgttcattattcatattattatatatattatttggcATAATTTTATgcatatcattatataaataattctgaGATGGAACAGTATTATGAACATTTGCATGgtcattaaaatatatattattatattctttaatttccctgtttttttttttttgaagttCCTTAATTATATCCTTTTGATTACCtccatattttattatggcATCCTGTAtttctttatcatttatattattacgaaatatatcttttatattacaaaatatgatatcatgattattattaattatatgaacAGATAATTGCAGTGTACATTTTTTTACAACATCAATCAAATTAATCTTTTCACTTGA
This region of Plasmodium sp. gorilla clade G2 genome assembly, chromosome: 13 genomic DNA includes:
- a CDS encoding metacaspase 1; the encoded protein is MEKIYVKIYELSGLEDKDNFACYIKIYWQNKKYKSCILQKNPYKFNEIFLLPIDIKNIAKDEKNNILSIEVWSSGILNNKIAYTFFELDHIRRERISSEKINLIDVVKKCTLQLSVHIINNNHDIIFCNIKDIFRNNINDKEIQDAIIKYGGNQKDIIKELQKKKNREIKEYNNIYFNDHANVHNTVPSQNYLYNDMHKIMPNNIYNNMNNEQINHTYLKVPNSLYNSTNTHYSSNTHYTTYMNNSPTYKNSNNMNHVTNLYPSNDLENSNHFKPHSNEYNMINYDNNNCIYPQNHTNIYNRASPYSEKILYFSPSNQKKALLIGINYYGTKYELNGCTNDTLRMKDLLVRKYQFYDSSNNIVRLIDNEANPNYRPTRRNILSALMWLTRDNKSGDILFFLFSGHGSQQKDHMHIEEDGYNETILPSDFETEGVIIDDELHKYLIQPLNEGVKLIAVVDSCNSGSSIDLAYKYKLKSKKWKEDKNPFHVICDVTQFSGCKDKEASYEVNTGHIAPGGSLVTAMVQILTNNMITPSLITYEYLLHNIHAHVKQYSNQTVTFMSSQKFNMDRVFDFQHIIKNKNMHLGQIINKYIEKNKSKNKNKLKHELKNLFFS